A genome region from Mercenaria mercenaria strain notata chromosome 11, MADL_Memer_1, whole genome shotgun sequence includes the following:
- the LOC123530790 gene encoding uncharacterized protein F54H12.2-like, with the protein MSVFNPESFHEGLVSELALFDLPSTQTGVTDIYYEEIRPISQVSDSISPIEFRISGQNSMDYLDMKGTQLHVKLRVKTAANAALVAEKVGPVNLFLQALFSSTEVTLQNKATITSNYNPYRAYIQTILNYGQGAKSQLQSQLFFMDTVGTYGVTNLGGANKGLFERAKRIATSKVLDLQGPIFHDMSSMSRYMLNQVDVKLKFYRSSPEFCLISDEASPAFKIEIEDIYILAKKIRVNPAVIYGHAEILKTQNAKYPFNRVECRTQSIPSGSSSFNYENMFPGQRPNKVVVGFVNSKALSGDYKQNPFNFLNCNIRSICLYCDGLPVNGAPLKLDFNSTTCLTDVRAYVNAFTSTGKWREDEGSMLTREGFSSGVTLFVFQLEPNFSHHGSI; encoded by the coding sequence ATGTCAGTGTTTAATCCTGAAAGTTTTCACGAGGGACTTGTGTCAGAACTGGCTTTGTTTGATTTACCCAGTACACAGACTGGTGTCACAGATATCTACTATGAAGAAATTCGGCCCATCTCTCAAGTATCAGACAGCATAAGTCCCATTGAGTTTAGAATAAGTGGACAAAACTCTATGGACTATTTAGACATGAAAGGCACACAGCTGCATGTAAAGTTAAGAGTAAAAACAGCTGCAAATGCTGCCTTAGTGGCTGAAAAAGTAGGACCTGTGAATTTATTTCTCCAGGCCCTGTTTTCATCCACTGAAGTCACCTTACAGAATAAGGCCACAATCACATCAAACTACAATCCCTATAGGGCCTACATTCAAACGATTCTAAATTATGGACAAGGTGCCAAGTCCCAGCTTCAGTCTCAACTCTTTTTCATGGACACTGTTGGAACCTATGGTGTCACAAATCTTGGCGGGGCAAATAAAGGTCTTTTTGAAAGGGCTAAACGTATAGCCACTTCGAAAGTATTGGATCTTCAAGGGCCAATATTTCACGATATGTCTTCCATGTCACGCTATATGTTAAATCAAGTGGACGTCAAATTAAAGTTCTATAGAAGTTCGCCAGAGTTTTGTTTAATTAGTGATGAAGCATCACCAGCCTTCAAAATAGAGATAGAGGACATTTACATTTTAGCCAAGAAAATACGCGTGAATCCTGCTGTCATTTACGGTCATGCAGAAATTCTAAAAACACAGAATGCAAAATACCCGTTCAACAGAGTAGAATGTCGTACTCAAAGCATACCTAGCGGAAGCTCTAGTTTCAACTATGAGAACATGTTCCCAGGTCAAAGACCTAATAAGGTCGTTGTAGGCTTTGTAAATTCAAAAGCTCTGTCTGGTGATTATAAGCAGAATCCTTTTAACTTTCTAAACTGTAACATTCGAAGCATATGTCTATACTGTGACGGTTTACCAGTTAATGGAGCTCCTCTGAAACTTGACTTCAACTCAACCACTTGCTTGACAGATGTGCGGGCCTATGTAAACGCATTTACATCTACGGGGAAATGGAGAGAGGATGAGGGTAGTATGCTAACAAGAGAAGGATTTAGCTCTGGTGTAACACTATTCGTTTTTCAGTTGGAACCAAACTTCTCCCATCACGGGAGTATTTGA